A window of Streptomyces sp. SAI-127 contains these coding sequences:
- a CDS encoding SpoIIE family protein phosphatase, with protein MRKPQIDYAAVFRALPGMVALLTPELVYVDVNDDFLRLTGRAREQLVGHYIFDVFPENPNDSAAAGMRETRASMLRAVATGERDTMAVLRYDIEDPQRPGHWQEHFWSPVNAPVLGTDGKVKLLVHRVEEVTELIRARGGPGGDSRARVLEAELYTRARELQEVNERLRKAHAREREVALALQEALLPAPGPLGHHQAAVRYRPAVGSLNVCGDWYDLVDLPDDCLAVAVGDVVGHGLAAACVMGQLRSALSAATRVADGPARALEALGLYARSVDGAESTTAATAFIDWGDHSLTYSSAGHLPPALLHPDGTVAFLDRATDPPLGASLEHTIRPEAVTHFDEGATLVLYTDGLIERRTEDIDTGLARLADTLTRHRHADPEDLADALLAELLPLTGNADDTALVVIRL; from the coding sequence ATGAGGAAACCGCAGATCGATTACGCGGCGGTATTCCGGGCTCTGCCCGGCATGGTGGCGTTGCTGACGCCCGAGCTGGTGTACGTCGACGTCAACGACGACTTCCTACGGCTCACCGGTCGCGCCCGCGAGCAGTTGGTGGGCCACTACATCTTCGACGTCTTCCCCGAGAACCCCAATGATTCGGCCGCGGCCGGGATGCGGGAGACGCGGGCGTCGATGCTGCGTGCGGTGGCCACCGGGGAGCGCGACACGATGGCGGTTCTCCGCTACGACATCGAGGATCCCCAGCGGCCCGGCCACTGGCAGGAGCACTTCTGGAGCCCGGTCAACGCGCCCGTCCTCGGCACCGACGGGAAGGTGAAGCTGCTCGTGCACCGGGTGGAGGAGGTCACCGAACTCATTCGCGCCCGCGGCGGACCGGGCGGCGACAGCCGGGCACGCGTGCTGGAGGCCGAGCTGTACACCCGCGCCCGGGAACTCCAGGAGGTCAACGAACGCCTGCGCAAGGCACACGCCCGCGAACGCGAGGTCGCCCTGGCTCTGCAGGAGGCCCTGCTGCCCGCCCCCGGACCCCTCGGCCACCATCAGGCGGCCGTGCGCTACCGGCCCGCCGTCGGCTCCCTGAACGTGTGCGGTGACTGGTACGACCTCGTCGACCTGCCCGACGACTGTCTCGCGGTGGCCGTCGGTGACGTGGTCGGCCACGGACTGGCGGCCGCCTGCGTCATGGGCCAGCTGCGCAGCGCGCTGAGCGCCGCCACCCGCGTCGCCGACGGCCCTGCCCGGGCGCTGGAGGCGCTCGGGCTGTACGCCCGCTCCGTCGACGGCGCCGAGTCGACGACGGCGGCGACGGCCTTCATCGACTGGGGCGACCACTCCCTCACGTACAGCAGCGCGGGCCACCTCCCGCCCGCCCTGCTCCACCCGGACGGCACGGTGGCCTTCCTGGACCGGGCCACCGACCCGCCGCTCGGTGCCAGCCTCGAACACACCATCCGCCCGGAGGCCGTCACGCACTTCGACGAGGGCGCCACGCTGGTGCTCTACACCGACGGTCTGATCGAGCGCCGCACCGAGGACATCGACACCGGCCTGGCACGCCTCGCCGACACGCTCACCCGCCACCGCCACGCCGACCCCGAGGACTTGGCCGACGCGCTCCTGGCCGAGCTGCTCCCGCTCACCGGCAACGCCGACGACACCGCTCTCGTCGTGATCCGCCTGTGA
- a CDS encoding NAD(P)-binding domain-containing protein — translation MRYAVLGTGIVGRTIAGKLASLGHDVVIGTRDPGATLARTEPDGMGNPPFAQWHAGHGQVRLETFEDAAAFGESVVNTTAGKGSLDALQAAGAPRLSGKVLIDVANPLDFSAGRPTLDPVNTDSLGERIQRAFPAAKVVKTLNTMNCFVMVEPARVAGEHTVFVSGDDTGAKKAVTALLGSFGWPEASVIDLGDITTARGVEMLLPIWLHLYGTLGHGDFNFHIQGARAGG, via the coding sequence ATGCGTTACGCAGTCCTCGGTACCGGCATCGTCGGCCGGACCATAGCCGGCAAGCTCGCCTCCCTCGGTCACGACGTCGTCATCGGCACCCGCGATCCCGGGGCCACCCTCGCCCGCACCGAACCCGACGGCATGGGCAACCCGCCGTTCGCGCAGTGGCACGCAGGCCACGGCCAGGTGCGTCTGGAGACCTTCGAGGACGCGGCGGCCTTCGGCGAGTCGGTCGTCAACACCACCGCGGGTAAGGGAAGCCTCGATGCGCTGCAGGCGGCCGGCGCACCCCGTCTGAGCGGCAAGGTCCTCATCGACGTCGCCAACCCGCTGGACTTCTCCGCCGGGAGGCCGACGCTGGATCCGGTCAACACCGACAGCCTCGGCGAGCGCATTCAGCGGGCCTTCCCCGCCGCGAAGGTCGTCAAGACCCTCAACACCATGAACTGTTTCGTCATGGTGGAGCCGGCCCGCGTGGCAGGGGAGCACACCGTGTTCGTCAGCGGTGACGACACCGGGGCCAAGAAGGCCGTCACGGCGCTGCTGGGCTCCTTCGGCTGGCCCGAAGCGAGCGTCATCGACCTGGGCGACATCACCACCGCCCGCGGCGTCGAGATGCTCCTGCCGATCTGGCTGCACCTGTACGGCACGCTCGGCCACGGCGACTTCAACTTCCACATCCAGGGGGCCAGGGCCGGCGGCTGA
- the arsM gene encoding arsenite methyltransferase produces the protein MSEHSIHLRETVRQRYAAAAVQVSEGGSACCGPEPVEVDENFGSTLYAADERDTLPAEAVAASLGCGNPTAVAELREGERVLDLGSGGGIDVLLSARRVGPTGKAYGLDMTEEMLALALANTAKAGATNVEFLKGTIEAIPLPENTIDVVISNCVINLSVDKSAVFTETFRVLRPGGRIGVSDVVADDTLTAEQRAERGDYVGCIAGALSFAEYRAGLAAAGFTGIEIVPTHQVADGMHSAIVRATKPVARPDTGATPATDDSCCGVTACCTPSEQPTDPSVTVGEAKSDTGCACQS, from the coding sequence ATGAGTGAGCACTCCATCCACCTGCGTGAGACCGTCCGGCAGCGGTATGCGGCCGCCGCCGTGCAGGTGAGCGAGGGCGGCAGCGCCTGTTGCGGACCCGAGCCGGTCGAGGTCGACGAGAACTTCGGCTCGACCCTTTACGCCGCGGACGAGCGCGACACGCTGCCGGCCGAGGCCGTCGCCGCCTCCCTCGGCTGCGGCAATCCGACCGCCGTGGCCGAACTGCGCGAGGGTGAGCGTGTCCTCGACCTCGGTTCCGGCGGCGGCATCGACGTCCTGCTCTCCGCCCGCCGCGTCGGGCCGACGGGCAAGGCGTACGGGCTGGACATGACCGAGGAAATGCTCGCCCTCGCTCTGGCCAACACGGCGAAGGCGGGCGCCACCAACGTGGAGTTCCTCAAGGGCACCATCGAGGCGATCCCCCTGCCCGAGAACACGATCGACGTCGTGATCTCGAACTGCGTGATCAACCTGTCGGTCGACAAGTCCGCCGTCTTCACCGAGACCTTCCGGGTCCTCAGGCCCGGCGGCCGCATCGGAGTCTCCGACGTCGTCGCCGACGACACCCTCACCGCCGAACAGCGGGCCGAACGCGGGGACTACGTCGGCTGCATCGCGGGAGCCCTGTCCTTCGCCGAGTACCGCGCGGGCCTGGCGGCCGCCGGCTTCACCGGCATCGAGATCGTCCCGACCCACCAGGTCGCCGACGGCATGCACTCCGCCATCGTCCGCGCCACGAAGCCCGTCGCCCGCCCGGACACCGGCGCGACGCCCGCGACGGACGACTCCTGCTGCGGCGTCACCGCCTGCTGCACACCGTCCGAGCAGCCGACCGACCCGTCCGTCACCGTCGGCGAGGCCAAGAGCGACACCGGGTGCGCCTGCCAGAGCTGA
- a CDS encoding LacI family DNA-binding transcriptional regulator has translation MAGNYPVSAETRERVMAAVDSLHYVVNVHAKALSGRVAGPIALVLRDITGPSLAHVAAGVEEEAGRRGRLSLVCSTKDDTKREDDLVQLMREQHAAAVLLVGGTVTDDAYHRRMAGYAKALDSAGSRLVLCGRPPLPAGVPATVVDYDNRGGAFQATAHLLTAGHRRVLFLGGAPGFSSAEERRLGYRDALRAHGMPYADELDTSGDYTRASGYLRTREALSAGVEFTAVFAGSDVVALGALAALREAGLSVPREVSVVGFDDVPFAADLTPALTTVRVPYEELGRTAVRLALDREVGFASDNHVVLSTQLVIRDSVRPAAD, from the coding sequence CTGGCGGGCAACTACCCGGTGTCCGCGGAGACCAGGGAGCGGGTCATGGCCGCCGTCGACTCCCTCCACTACGTCGTGAACGTCCACGCCAAGGCACTGTCCGGCCGGGTCGCCGGGCCCATCGCCCTCGTCCTGCGTGACATCACCGGCCCCTCCCTCGCCCACGTGGCAGCGGGGGTGGAGGAGGAAGCCGGCCGCCGGGGTCGCCTCAGCCTGGTCTGCTCGACCAAGGACGACACCAAGCGCGAGGACGACCTGGTCCAGCTGATGCGGGAGCAGCACGCGGCGGCGGTCCTCCTCGTGGGTGGCACCGTGACGGACGACGCCTATCACCGTCGTATGGCCGGCTATGCCAAGGCGCTGGACTCCGCCGGGTCCCGGCTGGTGCTGTGCGGCAGGCCGCCGCTGCCCGCGGGTGTGCCGGCCACGGTCGTGGACTACGACAACCGCGGCGGCGCCTTCCAGGCCACCGCGCACCTGCTGACGGCCGGCCACCGGCGTGTCCTCTTTCTCGGCGGCGCGCCGGGCTTCAGCAGCGCGGAGGAGCGCCGCCTCGGCTACCGGGACGCGCTGCGCGCCCATGGCATGCCGTACGCCGATGAGCTGGACACGAGCGGGGACTACACCCGCGCCTCGGGTTACCTGCGCACCCGGGAAGCGCTGAGCGCGGGCGTCGAATTCACGGCGGTGTTCGCGGGGTCCGACGTGGTCGCGCTGGGCGCGCTGGCCGCCCTGCGCGAGGCCGGTCTGAGCGTCCCGCGCGAGGTCTCCGTGGTCGGCTTCGACGACGTCCCGTTCGCCGCCGACCTGACCCCGGCCCTCACCACGGTCCGGGTCCCGTACGAGGAACTGGGCCGCACCGCCGTACGCCTCGCCCTGGACCGCGAGGTGGGGTTCGCCTCCGACAACCACGTCGTGCTGAGCACGCAGCTCGTGATCCGGGATTCGGTGCGTCCGGCTGCCGACTGA
- a CDS encoding glycoside hydrolase family 97 protein — protein sequence MRTTQDREEPAGVRAGSPGALSRRGVLKGTAVTVGLAAAGVGIAQPVHAAEGAAVPGQSDCATARMGGNAITVSVVDGALRWSVQHHGRTVVDTSVLGLALSDGTVLGSDVTVARNQHGTSRTIWNPVYGRNASVTDHYQEQRWDLRDTASGTRFGVQIRAYRTGVALRYLLLDEGTATVSNELTTFAFPDDTTVYSARDEDAYLPVAPGSIPVTGTSTTDNGPLTDLPLTATLTDGLIACVCESARLDFPRLMLSSTDGQPGTLSAFLMEHTARGTGPVEPTNTVTTPFATPWRAVVIGSTHAELVDNAELILNLAPPGALADTSWIKPGKVFRCELSTAAGLAGVDFAVTRGLEYIEYDAGWYGPEFTTTDATKPIAAIDLPSVIAYATSKDIGVFLYVNRLALTDADSLFGLYKGWGVAGIKLGFINDGTRTMTDRITDWAKTAAKYQLLIDMHDDVRPFGYERTYPNWISLEGVRGNEQFPTATHNVTLPFARNIGGPMDYTICYGQSRDKTTNTHQMAMAAVYYQPLNFLFWYDKPSKYANPANWPGLPWFNAAPTTWDESRTLAGSIGEYVAVARRSGDTWYLGAMTDETSRTLSIPLSFLGSGTYTATVYADGTPGAAPYQTPVVVSTRSVTAESTLSVAMAPAGGQAVVLKPS from the coding sequence ATGAGAACCACACAGGACCGGGAAGAGCCCGCGGGGGTCAGAGCCGGTAGCCCGGGGGCGCTGTCGCGTCGGGGTGTCCTCAAGGGCACGGCCGTCACCGTCGGTCTGGCCGCGGCGGGGGTCGGCATCGCGCAGCCGGTGCATGCGGCCGAAGGAGCGGCTGTCCCAGGGCAGTCGGACTGCGCGACCGCACGCATGGGCGGCAACGCCATCACGGTGTCGGTGGTGGACGGAGCACTCCGGTGGTCCGTCCAGCACCACGGCAGGACCGTCGTCGACACGTCCGTCCTGGGCCTCGCACTGAGCGACGGGACCGTCCTCGGCAGCGACGTGACGGTGGCACGCAACCAGCACGGGACCTCCCGCACCATCTGGAACCCGGTGTACGGGCGCAACGCCTCCGTCACCGACCACTACCAGGAGCAGCGGTGGGACCTGCGGGACACCGCCTCGGGGACCCGGTTCGGCGTCCAGATCCGCGCCTACCGGACCGGTGTCGCCCTGCGCTACCTCCTGCTCGACGAAGGCACCGCCACCGTCTCCAACGAACTGACCACGTTCGCCTTCCCCGACGACACCACCGTCTACAGCGCCCGCGACGAGGACGCCTACCTCCCGGTGGCGCCGGGCTCCATCCCGGTCACCGGCACCTCCACCACGGACAACGGCCCCCTCACCGACCTGCCGCTCACCGCCACCCTCACGGACGGGCTCATCGCCTGCGTCTGCGAGTCGGCCCGGCTCGACTTCCCGCGCCTGATGCTGAGTTCGACCGACGGACAGCCCGGCACCCTGTCCGCCTTCCTGATGGAGCACACCGCCCGCGGCACCGGCCCGGTCGAGCCGACCAACACGGTCACGACCCCCTTCGCCACGCCGTGGCGTGCGGTAGTAATCGGTTCCACCCATGCCGAACTGGTCGACAACGCCGAGCTGATCCTCAACCTGGCCCCACCCGGCGCCCTGGCCGACACCTCGTGGATCAAGCCGGGCAAGGTCTTCCGCTGCGAGCTCAGCACCGCGGCAGGCCTGGCAGGCGTCGACTTCGCCGTGACTCGTGGCCTGGAGTACATCGAGTACGACGCCGGCTGGTACGGCCCGGAGTTCACGACCACCGACGCGACCAAACCGATAGCGGCCATCGACCTCCCGTCCGTCATCGCGTACGCCACGAGCAAGGACATCGGTGTCTTCCTCTACGTCAACCGGCTCGCGCTGACCGACGCGGACTCCCTCTTCGGCCTCTACAAGGGGTGGGGCGTCGCGGGCATCAAGCTCGGCTTCATCAACGACGGTACGCGGACGATGACCGACCGGATCACCGACTGGGCGAAGACAGCAGCCAAGTACCAGCTGCTGATCGACATGCACGACGACGTGCGGCCGTTCGGCTACGAACGCACCTACCCCAACTGGATCAGCCTGGAAGGCGTCCGGGGCAACGAGCAGTTCCCGACCGCCACGCACAACGTGACGCTGCCCTTCGCCCGCAACATCGGCGGCCCGATGGACTACACGATCTGCTACGGCCAGTCACGGGACAAGACGACCAACACCCATCAGATGGCCATGGCCGCGGTGTACTACCAGCCCCTCAACTTCCTCTTCTGGTACGACAAGCCGTCCAAGTACGCCAACCCGGCGAACTGGCCGGGACTGCCCTGGTTCAACGCCGCCCCCACGACCTGGGACGAGAGCCGGACCCTGGCCGGGTCGATCGGCGAGTACGTGGCGGTGGCCCGCCGGAGCGGCGACACCTGGTACCTCGGGGCCATGACCGACGAGACCTCCCGGACCCTGTCGATCCCGCTGTCGTTCCTGGGCAGCGGCACCTACACGGCAACCGTGTACGCCGACGGCACCCCCGGGGCCGCCCCGTACCAGACTCCGGTCGTGGTCAGCACCCGGTCCGTCACCGCGGAGAGCACACTGAGCGTGGCCATGGCCCCGGCGGGCGGCCAGGCGGTCGTCCTGAAGCCGAGCTGA
- a CDS encoding response regulator transcription factor, translating into MTIRVLLADDQALLRGTFRLLIDAQPDMEVVAEAANGREAVRLARSERADVVVMDIRMPEVDGIEATRLIGQDEDLAGVKVLVLTTFEVDEFVIEALRAGASGFLGKGVEPAQLLDAIRLVEADEALLSPAATKSLIARVMAQPAAGDLADPGRLTTLTPREREVMSLVATGLSNDEIAERLFVTPVTVKTHANRAMAKLGARDRAQLVVIAYETGLVRAGERRE; encoded by the coding sequence ATGACGATTCGCGTACTGCTCGCCGACGACCAGGCCCTGCTGCGCGGCACCTTCCGCCTGCTCATCGACGCCCAGCCGGACATGGAGGTGGTCGCGGAGGCGGCCAACGGCCGCGAGGCGGTCCGACTGGCCCGGTCCGAGCGTGCCGACGTGGTGGTCATGGACATCCGCATGCCCGAAGTCGACGGCATCGAGGCCACCCGTCTCATCGGCCAGGACGAGGACCTGGCCGGAGTCAAGGTCCTCGTCCTGACGACCTTCGAGGTGGACGAGTTCGTCATCGAGGCGCTTCGGGCGGGCGCGAGCGGCTTCCTCGGCAAGGGGGTGGAACCGGCCCAACTGCTCGACGCCATCCGTCTCGTGGAGGCGGACGAGGCGCTGCTGTCCCCCGCGGCCACCAAGAGCCTCATCGCCCGCGTCATGGCCCAGCCCGCCGCGGGCGACCTCGCCGACCCCGGCCGCCTGACCACGCTGACACCCCGGGAACGCGAGGTGATGTCCCTGGTGGCCACCGGCCTGTCCAACGACGAGATCGCCGAACGCCTCTTCGTCACCCCCGTCACCGTCAAGACCCACGCCAACCGCGCCATGGCCAAACTCGGCGCCCGGGACCGCGCCCAACTCGTCGTCATCGCCTACGAGACCGGCCTGGTCCGCGCCGGAGAGCGACGGGAGTGA
- a CDS encoding sensor histidine kinase: MQVTAMRRWAARHDRIRDASPAVVLIVVAVAAAAAGNSGWHAPRAAGVAWTALSCVPLAFRSRWPLPVVVLTLAVELTAMALVPDRVSTPAASLVALYTLATRSGRRTAWTVGVIAAVAITAVYATTHQEPLLVGTSLLRFDFAIAATALGDAVRSRRLHLARVEARAERAERTREEEARRRVAEERVRIARDLHDVVAHHITLVNAQAGVAHHLMRTDPDRAYEALAHIKETSRAALDELRATVGLLRQPDDAPDSRAPLPGLADLDALIGGIRAGGLSVTVTRTGLPRPVAPATELTAYRIIQESLTNTHKHARAAHADVFLDYGAATLRVTIGDDGRGHTPKGPGTGHGLIGMRERATAIGGTLTAGRTPDGGFRVVAELPLSLTPAIA, encoded by the coding sequence ATGCAGGTGACAGCTATGAGGCGGTGGGCGGCCCGTCATGACCGGATCAGGGACGCGTCTCCCGCGGTGGTGCTGATCGTCGTCGCCGTGGCCGCGGCGGCCGCAGGGAACTCCGGCTGGCACGCGCCCCGAGCCGCGGGGGTGGCCTGGACGGCGCTGTCCTGTGTCCCCCTCGCGTTCCGGAGCCGTTGGCCGCTGCCCGTCGTCGTGCTCACCCTGGCGGTCGAACTGACCGCCATGGCCCTGGTTCCCGACCGCGTGTCGACCCCGGCGGCGAGCCTCGTCGCCCTGTACACACTCGCGACCCGCAGCGGCCGGCGCACCGCCTGGACCGTCGGCGTCATCGCCGCTGTCGCCATCACCGCTGTCTACGCGACGACCCACCAGGAGCCGCTTCTCGTGGGGACCAGTCTGCTGCGGTTCGACTTCGCGATCGCGGCCACCGCCCTGGGCGACGCGGTCCGCAGCCGTCGCCTGCACCTCGCGCGGGTCGAGGCACGCGCGGAACGCGCCGAGCGCACAAGGGAGGAGGAGGCCCGTCGGCGCGTCGCCGAGGAACGCGTCCGCATCGCGCGCGACCTTCACGACGTGGTGGCTCACCACATCACCCTCGTCAACGCCCAGGCAGGGGTGGCCCATCACCTCATGCGCACCGACCCCGACCGCGCCTACGAAGCCTTGGCCCACATCAAGGAGACCAGCCGCGCCGCGCTGGACGAACTACGGGCCACCGTCGGCCTGTTGCGCCAGCCGGACGACGCGCCCGACTCCCGGGCGCCGCTTCCGGGACTCGCCGACCTCGACGCTCTGATCGGCGGTATCCGCGCCGGCGGCCTGTCCGTGACGGTGACCCGCACCGGCCTGCCCCGGCCCGTGGCCCCGGCGACCGAACTGACGGCCTACCGCATCATCCAGGAGTCCCTCACCAACACCCACAAGCACGCCCGCGCGGCCCACGCCGACGTATTCCTGGACTATGGTGCCGCGACCCTGCGCGTGACCATCGGCGACGACGGCCGCGGCCACACCCCCAAGGGGCCCGGCACCGGCCATGGACTGATCGGCATGCGCGAGCGCGCCACCGCCATCGGCGGCACCCTCACCGCCGGTCGAACTCCCGACGGCGGGTTCCGGGTCGTCGCCGAACTGCCGCTGTCCCTCACCCCCGCGATCGCCTGA
- a CDS encoding MMPL family transporter → MSPLARWCHRHRLAVVLAWVGLLLALGAGVGAAGSAFGNSPTSQNTDSAKASALLEQASDSAAGKSGRVVWQAGGDKVTGPATERTMNGVLGRISDAPGVTSVTSPYTAAGSAQVSRDARTAYATVAFDREVSDAQIDHVKELATAPESGDLHIALNGQAFTVTPEPNAVADAMGIALAFVVLLFVFRAVWVAVLPIVTAIVGVGTSAVAVMLLSHLITLSDTTLTLGSLIGLGVGIDYALFIVNRHRAHLKAGMGVAESTAKALNTSGRAVVFAGLTVVVALLGMLTLNVGIINGMAIGAAVTVVLTVLAAITLLPALLGMIGPRVLSRGERRALAVHGSGPESGAGLWARWAQRVQDRPKALGLLALAVLAALAFPTLSLRLGASDDGNLPTTSTNRQAYDMIADGFGPGFNGPLVLAVQAPTAADRAAEAKLVTALGRVDGVAGATAAPMKEGQTVGVISVVPTTSPQSAATSDLIGHLREDVIPQAEQGTSLKVYVGGTTASNDDFASVLMSKLPVFVLVIAALGFLLLTVAFRSLLIPAVGAVLNILSIGVAFGAIVVVFQYGFGASLLGLGAAGPIESFVPILVVGIMFGLSMDYQVFLVSRMREEWAHTGDSHRAVRVGQAETGKVITVAAAIMFCVFGSFVFGGMRVISEFGVSLAVAVALDALLIRMVVVPALMHLCGRANWWLPRRLDKALPNVSVEGPPDEPARPRHPVREPQPAGLTD, encoded by the coding sequence ATGTCCCCTCTCGCCCGCTGGTGCCACCGGCACCGGCTCGCCGTCGTCCTGGCCTGGGTGGGCCTGTTGCTCGCCCTTGGGGCCGGAGTCGGAGCGGCCGGCAGCGCCTTCGGCAACAGCCCGACCTCGCAGAACACCGACTCGGCCAAGGCATCGGCCCTGCTGGAGCAGGCCTCCGACAGCGCGGCGGGCAAGAGCGGCAGAGTGGTCTGGCAGGCCGGCGGCGACAAGGTCACCGGGCCCGCAACCGAGCGGACGATGAACGGTGTGCTGGGGCGTATCTCCGACGCTCCGGGAGTCACCTCCGTGACCAGCCCGTACACCGCGGCCGGATCGGCTCAGGTCAGCAGGGACGCCAGGACGGCCTACGCCACGGTCGCGTTCGACCGTGAGGTGAGCGACGCCCAGATCGACCACGTCAAGGAGCTCGCGACCGCTCCGGAGTCGGGCGATCTGCACATCGCGCTCAACGGGCAGGCGTTCACCGTCACCCCCGAGCCGAACGCGGTCGCCGACGCCATGGGCATCGCCCTCGCCTTCGTCGTGCTGCTGTTCGTCTTCCGTGCGGTCTGGGTGGCGGTGCTGCCGATCGTCACGGCCATCGTCGGCGTCGGCACCTCCGCGGTCGCGGTGATGCTGCTCAGCCACCTCATCACGCTGTCCGACACCACGCTGACCCTCGGTTCGCTGATCGGCCTCGGTGTGGGCATCGACTACGCCCTGTTCATCGTCAACCGGCACCGTGCCCACTTGAAGGCGGGCATGGGCGTCGCGGAGTCGACGGCCAAGGCGCTCAACACCTCCGGCCGGGCGGTGGTGTTCGCCGGGCTGACCGTCGTCGTCGCGCTGCTCGGCATGCTCACCCTGAACGTCGGCATCATCAACGGCATGGCCATCGGCGCGGCCGTCACCGTCGTACTGACCGTCCTGGCCGCCATCACTTTGCTGCCCGCTCTTCTCGGCATGATCGGACCCCGGGTCCTCAGCCGCGGTGAGCGCCGCGCACTCGCCGTACACGGGAGCGGTCCGGAGAGCGGGGCCGGTCTGTGGGCCCGGTGGGCGCAGCGGGTGCAGGACCGGCCCAAGGCCCTCGGACTGCTCGCCCTGGCCGTGCTGGCGGCGCTCGCGTTCCCGACTCTGTCGCTGCGTCTGGGCGCTTCCGACGACGGCAACCTGCCCACGACGTCGACGAACCGTCAGGCGTACGACATGATCGCGGACGGTTTCGGACCCGGCTTCAACGGCCCCCTCGTCCTCGCCGTGCAGGCCCCCACCGCGGCCGACAGGGCGGCCGAGGCGAAGCTCGTCACCGCGCTCGGCAGGGTCGACGGTGTCGCCGGTGCCACCGCCGCCCCGATGAAGGAGGGGCAGACGGTCGGGGTGATCTCCGTCGTCCCGACGACCTCACCGCAGTCGGCGGCCACCTCCGATCTGATCGGCCACCTGCGCGAGGACGTGATTCCGCAGGCGGAGCAGGGCACGTCGCTGAAGGTCTACGTCGGCGGGACCACCGCGAGCAACGACGACTTCGCGTCGGTCCTGATGTCCAAGCTCCCGGTGTTCGTGCTGGTGATCGCGGCGCTCGGTTTCCTGCTGCTGACCGTCGCCTTCCGCAGCCTGCTCATCCCCGCCGTCGGTGCCGTACTGAACATCCTCAGTATCGGGGTGGCCTTCGGCGCGATCGTCGTCGTCTTCCAGTACGGCTTCGGCGCCTCGCTCCTCGGGCTCGGCGCCGCCGGACCGATCGAGTCGTTCGTGCCGATCCTGGTCGTCGGCATCATGTTCGGCCTGTCCATGGACTACCAGGTCTTCCTGGTCAGCCGGATGCGCGAGGAGTGGGCCCACACCGGTGACAGCCACCGGGCCGTGCGGGTCGGCCAGGCCGAGACGGGCAAGGTGATCACCGTCGCCGCCGCCATCATGTTCTGTGTCTTCGGCTCCTTCGTGTTCGGCGGCATGCGGGTGATCTCCGAGTTCGGTGTGAGTCTCGCCGTGGCCGTCGCCCTGGACGCGCTCCTGATCCGGATGGTGGTCGTCCCCGCGCTCATGCACCTGTGCGGGCGCGCGAACTGGTGGCTGCCGCGACGGCTGGACAAGGCGCTTCCCAACGTGTCGGTGGAGGGGCCCCCGGACGAGCCGGCCCGACCGCGGCACCCGGTCCGGGAGCCGCAGCCGGCCGGACTGACCGACTGA
- a CDS encoding cytidine deaminase gives MTTQTHPVDHELVQAAAHVARTRCRGDNHTMAAAARARDGRIITAVNAYHFTGGPCAELVLIGAAAAQGAYELETIVAVGDRDRGVVPPCGRCRQVLLDYFPEIEVIVGDDVRPRTVRITDLLPESYVWADHQLDAE, from the coding sequence TTGACCACGCAGACCCACCCCGTCGATCACGAACTCGTCCAGGCCGCGGCGCACGTCGCTCGCACGCGCTGCCGAGGCGACAACCACACCATGGCAGCCGCGGCCCGTGCCCGGGACGGGCGGATCATCACCGCCGTGAACGCCTACCACTTCACAGGAGGCCCCTGCGCCGAACTGGTCCTCATCGGTGCGGCGGCCGCCCAGGGCGCCTACGAACTGGAGACGATCGTCGCTGTGGGGGATCGCGACCGAGGGGTCGTCCCGCCATGCGGCCGGTGCCGACAGGTTCTTCTCGACTACTTCCCCGAGATCGAGGTCATCGTCGGCGATGACGTCCGCCCCCGGACCGTGCGCATCACCGACCTGCTGCCCGAGAGCTACGTCTGGGCCGACCACCAGCTCGACGCCGAGTGA